A genome region from Geobacter pickeringii includes the following:
- a CDS encoding PAS domain-containing protein — protein sequence MTDESTERRYAAIATGVPDAVVFADREGIIRLWSPAAERMFGFTAAEALGRSLDLIIPENLRARHWEGYHRVMATGETHYGTKLLTAPALRADDSRISTEFSMALVRDDAGAMAGSGAIIRDVTDRWQKEKELKARLAELERRCGDDVPAP from the coding sequence ATGACCGATGAATCCACCGAGAGACGCTACGCCGCCATCGCCACCGGGGTCCCCGACGCCGTCGTCTTCGCCGACCGGGAAGGGATCATCCGCCTCTGGAGCCCGGCGGCGGAACGGATGTTCGGCTTCACCGCCGCCGAGGCGCTGGGGCGCTCCCTCGACCTGATCATCCCCGAGAATCTCCGGGCCCGGCACTGGGAGGGGTACCACCGGGTCATGGCGACGGGGGAGACCCACTACGGCACCAAGCTCCTCACCGCCCCCGCCCTGCGTGCCGACGACAGCCGCATCTCCACCGAGTTCTCCATGGCCCTCGTGCGGGACGACGCCGGCGCCATGGCGGGAAGCGGCGCCATCATCCGCGACGTGACCGACCGCTGGCAGAAGGAAAAGGAGCTGAAGGCGCGGCTCGCCGAGTTGGAGCGGCGCTGCGGGGACGACGTACCGGCGCCGTGA
- a CDS encoding TSUP family transporter, which produces MTHLTFDMIAFLLGAGFLAAFIDSSVGGGGLVSVPALMLTGLPLPVVLGTNKLAACMSVMTSSWSFFRSGNIRGRLVAVLFPLSFAGSVLGAWGVKHVPTWFLRPLVVVLLAAVLIYTLLKKEWGGISTYRGLSRNAAAASVITAFGIGLYDGFFGPGTGSFLIFAFLMMGFDFVTAAGNAKVLNLASNLAAVAAFALMHSIDYRSGLVMGAGMIAGALVGSRLAITRGVAYVRPLFIGVTVVMIGKLVWDLIK; this is translated from the coding sequence ATGACCCATCTTACCTTCGACATGATCGCCTTCCTCCTCGGCGCCGGCTTCCTCGCCGCCTTCATCGACTCCAGCGTCGGCGGGGGGGGGCTCGTCTCGGTGCCGGCCCTGATGCTGACCGGCCTGCCGCTGCCGGTGGTCCTCGGCACCAACAAGCTCGCCGCCTGCATGTCGGTGATGACGAGCTCCTGGTCGTTCTTCCGCTCCGGCAACATCCGCGGACGGCTCGTGGCGGTCCTCTTCCCCCTCTCCTTCGCCGGGTCGGTCCTCGGCGCGTGGGGGGTGAAGCACGTCCCCACCTGGTTCCTCCGCCCCCTCGTGGTCGTGCTCCTGGCGGCGGTCCTCATCTACACCCTCCTGAAAAAGGAGTGGGGGGGCATCTCCACCTACCGGGGGCTCTCCCGCAACGCCGCCGCGGCCAGCGTCATCACCGCCTTCGGCATCGGCCTCTACGACGGCTTCTTCGGCCCCGGCACCGGCTCGTTCCTGATCTTCGCCTTCCTCATGATGGGATTCGACTTCGTCACCGCCGCCGGCAACGCCAAGGTCCTCAACCTGGCGAGCAACCTGGCCGCCGTGGCCGCCTTCGCACTGATGCACTCCATCGACTACCGCTCCGGGCTGGTCATGGGGGCGGGGATGATCGCCGGGGCGCTGGTCGGTTCGCGCCTCGCCATCACCAGGGGGGTCGCCTACGTGCGCCCGCTCTTCATCGGGGTGACGGTGGTGATGATCGGAAAGCTCGTGTGGGACTTGATTAAATGA
- the nrfH gene encoding cytochrome c nitrite reductase small subunit, with translation MVRIGGGNRVIYFVSGAFVVIAVALFLMVGPPQLLAKSSTPDFCVRCHVMESEYESWIHTGAHRRIKCVDCHLPNENVGLHYIWKSIDGMKDVIVFYSGFPPEHITISEHGQKVLQRNCVRCHETTVAHIDTERQCWQCHRRVSHTRSGAMETL, from the coding sequence ATGGTTCGGATTGGGGGCGGCAACCGGGTCATTTACTTTGTCTCGGGCGCGTTCGTCGTCATCGCCGTGGCCTTGTTCCTGATGGTCGGGCCGCCGCAACTGCTGGCCAAGTCGAGCACGCCGGATTTCTGCGTCCGGTGCCACGTCATGGAGAGCGAGTACGAATCCTGGATCCACACCGGGGCCCACCGGCGGATCAAATGTGTCGACTGCCATCTGCCCAATGAGAATGTCGGCCTGCATTACATCTGGAAGTCCATTGACGGCATGAAGGACGTGATCGTCTTCTATTCCGGCTTCCCGCCGGAACACATCACGATCTCCGAGCACGGACAGAAGGTGCTGCAGCGCAACTGCGTCCGCTGTCACGAGACCACCGTCGCCCACATCGACACGGAGCGGCAGTGCTGGCAATGCCACCGCCGGGTCTCCCACACCCGCAGCGGGGCGATGGAAACACTCTAG
- the moaA gene encoding GTP 3',8-cyclase MoaA has translation MKLVDSFGRRINYLRLSVTDRCNLRCRYCMPAGGVEKLGHGDILSYEELFRIARAAVTIGVEKIRITGGEPLVRKGIVAFLERVAAIPGLRQLVLTTNGLLLPEMAADLRAAGVQRLNISLDSLKAETFRAITRTGDVQRVLAGIDAARAAGFPPPKINMVVMRGVNDDEVVEFARLTIDRPYTVRYIEYMPATREENWQQLCIPAHEILGRITAVYELEPVEKGAMAGPSRDFRIRGAAGTIGVISAVSGHFCNECNRIRVTSTGTAKSCLFSDEGLDLKPFLGGDDPAPLEDALRRLVECKPARHGMDAEKAEHTAFSMAKIGG, from the coding sequence ATGAAACTCGTTGACAGCTTTGGCCGCCGGATCAACTACCTCAGGCTCTCGGTCACCGACCGCTGCAACCTCCGCTGCCGTTACTGCATGCCGGCGGGAGGGGTGGAGAAGCTCGGCCACGGCGACATCCTCTCCTACGAGGAGCTCTTCCGCATCGCCCGGGCCGCCGTCACCATCGGGGTCGAGAAGATCCGGATCACCGGCGGCGAGCCCCTGGTGCGCAAGGGGATCGTGGCGTTCCTCGAACGGGTGGCGGCGATCCCGGGGCTGCGGCAACTCGTCCTCACCACCAACGGCCTCCTGCTGCCGGAGATGGCGGCGGACCTGCGCGCCGCCGGGGTCCAGCGGCTGAACATCAGCCTCGATTCGCTCAAGGCCGAGACCTTCCGCGCCATCACCCGTACCGGCGACGTGCAGCGGGTCCTGGCCGGCATCGATGCCGCCCGGGCCGCCGGCTTCCCGCCGCCGAAGATCAACATGGTGGTGATGCGGGGGGTGAACGACGACGAGGTGGTGGAGTTCGCGCGGCTCACGATCGACCGCCCCTACACGGTCCGCTACATCGAGTACATGCCGGCGACCCGGGAGGAAAACTGGCAGCAGCTCTGCATCCCGGCCCATGAAATCCTCGGCCGGATCACCGCCGTCTACGAACTGGAGCCGGTGGAGAAGGGGGCCATGGCCGGGCCGTCGCGGGATTTCCGCATCCGCGGGGCCGCCGGGACCATCGGGGTCATCTCCGCCGTCTCGGGGCACTTCTGCAACGAGTGCAACCGGATCCGGGTCACCTCCACCGGCACGGCCAAGAGCTGCCTCTTCTCCGACGAGGGGCTCGACCTGAAGCCGTTCCTCGGGGGGGACGACCCGGCGCCACTGGAGGATGCCCTCCGGAGGCTGGTGGAGTGCAAGCCGGCGCGGCACGGGATGGATGCGGAAAAGGCGGAGCACACGGCGTTCTCCATGGCGAAGATCGGCGGGTAG
- the nrfH gene encoding cytochrome c nitrite reductase small subunit gives MAATAGVLALTAFLLVGPPRLLAKSESPEFCASCHVMGDQYAAWSHAGAHRRLKCVDCHLPNGNPVVHYVWKSIDGMKDVISFNTGHIPDPITLSGHGTKVLQANCIRCHEATVARMDTTRQCWGCHRQLRHKLTGIIATR, from the coding sequence TTGGCGGCGACAGCGGGGGTGTTGGCCCTCACGGCGTTCCTCCTTGTCGGCCCGCCGCGGCTCCTGGCGAAGTCGGAGTCTCCGGAGTTCTGCGCCAGCTGTCACGTCATGGGGGATCAGTACGCCGCCTGGAGCCACGCCGGCGCCCACCGGCGGCTCAAGTGCGTCGACTGCCACCTCCCCAACGGCAATCCGGTAGTGCACTACGTCTGGAAATCCATCGACGGAATGAAGGACGTGATCTCCTTCAACACCGGCCACATCCCCGACCCGATCACACTCTCCGGGCACGGAACGAAGGTCCTCCAGGCCAACTGCATCCGCTGCCACGAGGCGACCGTAGCCCGGATGGACACCACCCGCCAGTGCTGGGGCTGCCACCGGCAACTGCGCCACAAACTGACCGGAATCATCGCGACCCGCTGA
- a CDS encoding HPP family protein, whose translation MKRRLARLPGKMMGRRNRSVRQPLSLKYALWGFLSGTAGILAILAVTRMAGHSLLIGSFGASAVLLFGAAESPLAQPRNLVGGHLLSAGVAVAVVACGGTGSVAIALAVGLATLAMYLTRTVHPPGGATALIGVQGHAGPDFLLVPVLAGALILLAVALFTNNIVHHRHYPEHWW comes from the coding sequence GTGAAACGACGGCTTGCCCGCCTGCCGGGCAAAATGATGGGGCGGCGCAACCGGAGCGTCCGGCAGCCGCTCTCGCTCAAATACGCCCTCTGGGGGTTTCTGAGCGGCACCGCCGGCATCCTCGCCATCCTGGCGGTGACCCGCATGGCGGGGCATTCGCTCCTCATCGGCTCCTTCGGCGCATCGGCGGTGCTCCTCTTCGGCGCCGCCGAATCCCCCCTCGCCCAGCCCCGCAACCTGGTGGGGGGGCACCTCCTCTCCGCCGGCGTGGCGGTGGCGGTGGTGGCCTGCGGCGGCACCGGCTCCGTGGCCATCGCCCTGGCGGTGGGGCTGGCAACCCTCGCCATGTACCTCACCCGCACCGTCCACCCCCCCGGCGGCGCCACCGCCCTCATCGGGGTCCAGGGGCACGCGGGGCCCGACTTCCTCCTCGTCCCGGTCCTGGCCGGCGCGCTGATCCTCCTGGCGGTAGCCCTCTTCACCAACAACATCGTCCACCACCGCCACTATCCGGAGCACTGGTGGTAA
- a CDS encoding MOSC domain-containing protein, with translation MPAKVVAVCISEKKGERKTPVASVELRENHGIVGDAHAGEWHRQVSLLAKESIDKMRAMGLDVDNGDFAENITTEGIDLPALPVGTRLTVGETLLEVTQIGKECHTRCAIYYQAGDCVMPKEGIFARVLTGGTVRPGDVIERL, from the coding sequence ATGCCAGCAAAAGTGGTAGCGGTCTGCATCAGCGAGAAGAAAGGGGAGCGGAAGACGCCGGTGGCGAGCGTGGAGCTGAGGGAGAACCACGGCATCGTCGGCGACGCCCACGCCGGGGAGTGGCACCGGCAGGTGAGCCTCCTGGCCAAGGAGAGCATCGACAAGATGCGGGCCATGGGGCTCGACGTGGACAACGGCGACTTCGCCGAGAACATCACCACCGAGGGGATCGACCTGCCGGCGCTCCCGGTCGGGACCCGGCTCACGGTGGGGGAGACGCTCCTGGAGGTGACCCAGATCGGCAAGGAGTGCCACACCCGCTGCGCCATCTACTACCAGGCCGGTGACTGCGTCATGCCGAAGGAGGGGATTTTCGCCAGGGTCCTCACGGGGGGGACGGTGCGGCCGGGGGACGTCATCGAGCGTCTCTAG
- a CDS encoding ammonia-forming cytochrome c nitrite reductase subunit c552, which produces MRVETLTITICGIAAAILLGLGGCAPQKAEPVKTVQIPDGEVDPAVWGKGYPTEYELWKKTEEPTPAGKSKYKRGFDADRITYDKLSEFPYMALLFNGWGFGVEYNEPRGHAYMVRDQLEIDASRLKAGGVCLTCKTPYAPRLQKELGMDYYKKPFKEVLAHIPEKQRTLGVACIDCHDNRDLTLKLSRGFTLQAALKDMGVDESKLTRQEMRSLVCAQCHVTYTIPKDAEMKSVGVFFPWQGSTWGNITIENIIKKIRSDPAYGEWKQGVTGFKLGFIRHPEFEMFSNSSVHWKAGAACADCHMPYTRVGAFKVSDHRVMSPLKGDMKACLQCHSEKPEWLRDQVTAIQDRTVSLMVRSGYATATAAKLFEKVHAAQAAGKSIDKALYDRAKDLYEEAFYRCVFVGAENSLGFHNPTETLRILGDATAFAAKAEALLRQALTKAGEDVPLTVNLELNKYLDQRGEKKLKFNPNVEIKDPYGVQVRF; this is translated from the coding sequence ATGAGAGTTGAAACGCTGACGATCACGATCTGCGGCATTGCGGCGGCCATCTTGTTGGGGCTTGGCGGCTGTGCCCCGCAGAAGGCCGAGCCGGTGAAGACCGTGCAGATTCCCGACGGCGAGGTCGATCCCGCCGTCTGGGGAAAGGGGTATCCCACCGAGTATGAGCTCTGGAAGAAGACCGAGGAGCCGACCCCTGCGGGGAAGAGCAAGTACAAGCGGGGGTTCGATGCCGACCGGATCACCTACGACAAGCTCTCCGAGTTTCCCTACATGGCGCTGCTTTTCAACGGCTGGGGATTCGGGGTTGAGTACAACGAACCCCGCGGGCACGCCTACATGGTGCGGGACCAGTTGGAGATCGACGCGAGCCGCCTCAAGGCCGGCGGCGTCTGTCTCACCTGCAAGACCCCCTATGCCCCCCGGCTGCAAAAAGAGCTCGGCATGGATTACTACAAGAAGCCGTTCAAGGAGGTGCTTGCCCATATCCCCGAGAAGCAGCGGACCCTGGGGGTCGCCTGCATCGACTGCCACGACAACCGCGACCTCACCCTGAAGCTCTCCCGCGGCTTCACCCTCCAGGCGGCGCTGAAGGATATGGGGGTCGACGAGTCGAAGCTGACCCGCCAGGAGATGCGGAGCCTGGTCTGCGCCCAGTGCCACGTAACCTACACCATCCCCAAGGACGCGGAGATGAAGTCGGTGGGGGTCTTCTTCCCCTGGCAGGGGAGCACATGGGGGAACATCACCATCGAAAACATCATCAAGAAGATCCGCAGCGATCCGGCCTACGGCGAGTGGAAGCAGGGGGTGACCGGATTCAAGCTCGGGTTCATCCGCCATCCGGAGTTCGAGATGTTCTCCAACAGCAGCGTCCACTGGAAGGCCGGTGCCGCCTGTGCCGACTGCCACATGCCCTACACCCGGGTCGGCGCCTTCAAGGTCTCGGACCACCGGGTCATGAGCCCCCTCAAGGGTGACATGAAGGCATGTCTGCAGTGCCACTCCGAGAAACCCGAATGGCTCCGCGACCAGGTGACCGCCATCCAGGACCGTACCGTCTCGCTCATGGTCCGGTCCGGCTACGCCACCGCCACCGCCGCCAAGCTCTTCGAGAAGGTCCACGCCGCCCAGGCTGCGGGAAAGAGCATCGACAAGGCGCTCTACGACCGGGCGAAGGACCTCTACGAGGAGGCCTTCTATCGCTGCGTCTTTGTCGGGGCCGAGAATTCGCTCGGCTTCCACAACCCGACCGAGACGCTGCGCATCCTCGGCGACGCCACCGCCTTTGCCGCCAAGGCCGAGGCGCTCCTGCGCCAGGCCCTGACCAAGGCGGGCGAGGATGTGCCGCTAACGGTCAATCTGGAGCTCAACAAGTACCTCGACCAGCGGGGCGAGAAAAAGCTGAAGTTCAACCCCAACGTGGAGATCAAGGACCCCTACGGCGTTCAGGTCAGATTCTGA
- a CDS encoding methyl-accepting chemotaxis protein, which yields MLFSNGLKKELAEKDAELDVLKQMLDNLGNIVMLCDTTPDNKIFYMNRAAKEMMMRHRQELNSGLRGADVANAFEKSIHQFHKDPGKVRTILGKPGEMPRRAEIPIGGVTLRTTSYPIWDPKEPGKVRCYMACWDDISAEKTIDDRNRADIERKNYLEERVAQIATAMEEMSMTVTEVARNTSNASDSAINVARTAHEGQGIVNRSVQEMQRVAQIVRDSAAIVDSLGSKSEKIGEIIEVINEIADQTNLLALNAAIEAARAGEQGRGFAVVADEVRNLAVKTMNSTKQINAMVAEIQRETREAVSSIENAKQEAEVSENHSLQVESSLATIVQAVEEIKAVITQIATASEEQAATATVIAGNLEEITRHG from the coding sequence GTGCTTTTCTCGAACGGACTGAAAAAGGAACTGGCGGAGAAGGATGCCGAACTCGACGTGCTCAAGCAGATGCTCGACAATCTGGGCAACATCGTCATGCTCTGCGACACCACCCCCGACAACAAGATCTTCTACATGAACAGGGCGGCGAAGGAGATGATGATGCGGCACCGGCAGGAGCTCAACAGCGGCCTGCGGGGGGCCGACGTGGCCAACGCCTTCGAGAAGTCGATCCACCAGTTCCACAAGGATCCGGGAAAGGTCCGGACGATCCTCGGCAAGCCGGGGGAGATGCCCCGCCGGGCCGAGATCCCCATCGGCGGCGTCACCCTGCGCACCACCTCCTACCCGATCTGGGACCCGAAGGAGCCGGGGAAGGTGCGCTGCTACATGGCGTGCTGGGACGACATCAGTGCCGAGAAAACCATCGATGATCGCAATCGGGCCGACATCGAGCGGAAGAACTACCTGGAGGAGCGGGTGGCCCAGATCGCCACCGCCATGGAAGAGATGAGCATGACCGTCACCGAGGTGGCGCGCAACACCTCCAACGCCTCCGACTCGGCCATCAATGTCGCCCGTACTGCCCATGAGGGGCAGGGGATCGTCAACCGCTCGGTGCAGGAGATGCAGCGGGTGGCCCAGATCGTGCGCGACTCCGCCGCCATCGTCGACTCCCTCGGGAGCAAGTCGGAGAAGATCGGCGAGATCATCGAGGTGATCAACGAGATCGCCGACCAGACCAACCTCCTGGCCCTCAACGCCGCCATCGAGGCGGCCCGGGCCGGCGAGCAGGGGCGCGGCTTCGCCGTTGTTGCCGACGAGGTCCGCAACCTGGCGGTGAAGACCATGAACTCCACCAAGCAGATCAACGCCATGGTGGCCGAGATCCAGCGGGAGACCCGCGAGGCGGTCTCTTCCATCGAGAACGCCAAGCAGGAGGCCGAGGTGAGCGAGAACCACTCGCTCCAGGTGGAGTCGTCCCTGGCCACCATCGTTCAGGCCGTGGAGGAGATCAAGGCCGTCATCACCCAGATCGCCACCGCCTCCGAGGAGCAGGCCGCCACCGCCACCGTCATCGCGGGGAACCTGGAGGAGATCACCCGCCACGGGTAG
- a CDS encoding ammonia-forming cytochrome c nitrite reductase subunit c552, with product MRMARRGAVALLLAATAMGTGCAPRKPEPVKTADIADGTVDPAQWGKVYPVEYDLWKKTGEPTPAGKSKYKHGYDEGEERRDKLDEFPFLALLYNGWGFGVEYREPRGHFYMITDQLEVDPGRVKAGGSCLTCKTPYAPVLQRQMGHDYFAKPYQEVLAKIPKEHQTLGVACIDCHNNRDMSLKISRDFTLGKALAKLGVDEAKLTQQEKRTLVCAQCHVTYSIPKDEKMKSTDVFFPWDESKWGHITIEDIIRKLRSNPPSGEWTQGVTGFKVAFIRHPEFELFSNNSVHWQAGVACSDCHMPYTKVGSQKVSDHRITSPLKNDLRACQQCHAESPEWLRGQVYAIQDRTMSQFIRAGYATATVAKLFEMANREQAAGKAIDKTLYEQAKDHYLEAFYRVVFIGAENSVGFHNPTEALRVLGDASTHAGKAEGLLRQALAKAGVTVPVTVDLELSKYVNNRGTKKLMFKPEHEIKDPLAAR from the coding sequence ATGAGGATGGCACGACGCGGCGCGGTGGCGCTCCTGCTGGCGGCAACGGCGATGGGGACGGGATGTGCGCCCCGGAAGCCGGAGCCGGTGAAGACGGCGGACATCGCCGACGGGACGGTGGATCCGGCCCAGTGGGGGAAGGTTTACCCGGTGGAGTACGACCTGTGGAAGAAGACCGGCGAGCCGACCCCTGCGGGGAAGAGCAAGTACAAGCACGGCTACGATGAAGGGGAGGAGCGCCGCGACAAGCTGGACGAATTCCCGTTCCTGGCCCTGCTGTACAACGGCTGGGGGTTCGGCGTCGAGTACCGGGAGCCGCGGGGGCACTTCTACATGATCACGGACCAGCTGGAGGTGGACCCGGGGCGGGTCAAGGCGGGGGGCTCCTGCCTCACCTGCAAAACCCCCTACGCGCCGGTCCTCCAGCGCCAGATGGGGCATGACTACTTCGCCAAGCCGTACCAGGAGGTGCTGGCGAAGATCCCGAAGGAGCACCAGACCCTCGGCGTCGCCTGCATCGACTGCCACAACAACCGCGACATGTCGCTGAAGATCTCCCGCGACTTCACCCTCGGCAAGGCCCTGGCGAAGCTCGGCGTCGACGAGGCGAAGCTCACCCAGCAGGAGAAGCGGACCCTGGTCTGCGCCCAGTGCCACGTCACCTACAGCATCCCCAAGGATGAGAAGATGAAGTCCACCGACGTCTTCTTCCCGTGGGACGAGAGCAAATGGGGGCACATCACCATCGAGGACATCATCAGGAAGCTCCGCAGCAACCCGCCCAGCGGCGAATGGACCCAGGGGGTGACCGGCTTCAAGGTGGCCTTCATCCGCCACCCCGAGTTCGAGCTCTTCTCCAACAACAGCGTCCACTGGCAGGCCGGCGTTGCCTGCAGCGACTGCCACATGCCGTACACCAAGGTGGGAAGCCAGAAGGTTTCCGACCACCGGATCACGAGCCCCCTGAAGAACGACCTGCGGGCCTGCCAGCAGTGCCATGCCGAGAGCCCCGAATGGCTCCGCGGCCAGGTCTATGCCATCCAGGACCGGACCATGTCCCAGTTCATCCGGGCCGGCTACGCCACCGCCACCGTGGCGAAGCTCTTCGAAATGGCCAACCGGGAGCAGGCCGCCGGAAAAGCGATCGACAAGACTCTCTACGAGCAGGCGAAGGACCACTACCTGGAGGCCTTCTACCGCGTGGTCTTCATCGGCGCCGAGAACTCCGTCGGCTTCCACAACCCCACCGAGGCGCTGCGGGTCCTGGGGGATGCCTCGACCCACGCCGGCAAGGCGGAGGGGCTCCTGCGGCAGGCCCTGGCCAAGGCAGGGGTGACGGTGCCGGTAACGGTGGACCTGGAGCTGTCCAAGTACGTGAACAACCGCGGGACGAAGAAGCTCATGTTCAAACCCGAGCATGAGATCAAGGATCCCCTGGCGGCCAGGTAG
- the mobAB gene encoding bifunctional molybdenum cofactor guanylyltransferase MobA/molybdopterin-guanine dinucleotide biosynthesis adaptor protein MobB, whose product MADAHLTDVTGVILVGGRSSRMGRDKALLSLGGKPLVGRVIDAFRQVFARTILVGDREERFREFDLEIVPDIYPGSALGGLHTGLARAGTPYVFVSACDVPWPDPRVIERLCSLRQGHDVVVPRTDGGIDPLFAVYGTGCLPAMERMLREGNYRIYDFYPAVRTRHVAPEELEGLVMPGRTFVNVNTPEEFETIRHKEEGMAVKAVSFVAKSGTGKTTLLEQVIMELKERGYRIGVIKHDAHRFDIDHPGKDSHRLTAAGADTMLISSPEKLAVVKKHPASPPIEELLETYFGDVDLVLTEGFKKSGLPKIEVHRKERSATLLCRGEEHDPTLLAVASDEALELDVPVLDLNDPAQVAGFVEQTFLK is encoded by the coding sequence ATGGCTGATGCGCACCTCACCGACGTGACCGGCGTGATCCTCGTCGGCGGCCGGAGTAGCCGCATGGGGCGGGACAAGGCGCTCCTCTCCCTGGGGGGAAAACCCCTGGTGGGACGGGTGATCGACGCCTTCCGGCAGGTCTTCGCCCGGACCATCCTCGTGGGAGACCGGGAGGAGCGCTTCCGTGAGTTCGATCTGGAGATCGTCCCCGACATCTACCCCGGCAGCGCCCTGGGGGGCCTCCACACCGGCCTCGCCCGGGCCGGAACCCCCTACGTCTTCGTCTCGGCCTGTGACGTCCCCTGGCCCGACCCGCGGGTGATCGAGCGGCTCTGCTCCCTGCGGCAAGGGCACGACGTGGTGGTGCCCCGCACCGACGGAGGGATCGACCCCCTCTTCGCCGTCTACGGCACGGGATGCCTCCCGGCCATGGAGCGGATGCTCCGGGAGGGGAACTACCGGATCTACGATTTCTACCCCGCGGTGCGAACCCGCCACGTAGCGCCGGAGGAGCTGGAGGGGCTCGTGATGCCGGGACGGACCTTCGTCAACGTCAACACCCCCGAAGAGTTTGAGACCATACGACACAAGGAGGAAGGGATGGCGGTCAAGGCGGTTTCTTTTGTAGCCAAGTCGGGGACGGGGAAGACGACCCTCCTCGAACAGGTGATTATGGAGCTGAAGGAACGGGGATACCGGATCGGCGTCATCAAGCACGACGCCCACCGCTTCGACATCGACCACCCGGGGAAGGACAGCCACCGCCTCACCGCGGCCGGGGCCGACACCATGCTCATCTCCTCGCCGGAAAAGCTGGCAGTGGTGAAGAAGCACCCTGCCTCCCCCCCCATCGAGGAGCTGCTGGAAACCTATTTCGGCGACGTGGACCTCGTCCTCACCGAAGGGTTCAAGAAGAGCGGCCTGCCGAAGATCGAGGTCCACCGGAAGGAACGGAGCGCAACGCTGCTCTGCCGCGGCGAGGAGCACGATCCGACCCTCCTGGCCGTGGCGAGCGACGAGGCGCTGGAGCTCGACGTGCCGGTCCTCGACCTGAACGACCCGGCCCAGGTGGCCGGGTTCGTCGAGCAGACGTTCCTGAAGTAG
- a CDS encoding molybdopterin molybdotransferase MoeA: protein MVSIEEAQALILSRVAPLGAEEVPLLAALGRISAEDAVAPWDIPSADNSAMDGYAFALDSLADGRLTVCDFVPAGVTRSEPVPAGCAVKIMTGAPLPPGCDTVVPVEDVEDDGDAIRLRGEARRGDHIRRRGEEVTDGSVVVAAGNLLRPQEIGLLASLGRTTAPVFRRARAAVLATGDELLQPGSIPEAGKIINSNSSSIAAQLLDAGAEPLMLGIARDDREVTRRKVGEGLQADLLITTGGVSVGDRDFVREALADLGGELLFWKVNMKPGKPVAFAVVGGKPVFALPGNPVAAMVAFEQFVRPALLKMAGHGRLFRPVVRGTLTETVKNRGDRPHLVRVAVRLEAGRYLLATTGDQGSARLTSLTSGNGLVKIPAGRTFAAGDEVEVQLLDRHFELGTGTDETR from the coding sequence ATGGTCTCCATCGAAGAAGCCCAAGCCCTCATCCTCTCCCGCGTCGCCCCCCTCGGCGCCGAGGAGGTGCCGCTCCTCGCCGCCCTCGGACGGATCAGTGCCGAGGACGCCGTCGCCCCGTGGGACATCCCGTCGGCCGACAACTCGGCCATGGACGGCTACGCCTTCGCCCTCGACTCCCTTGCCGACGGACGGCTCACGGTCTGCGACTTCGTGCCGGCCGGCGTCACCCGGAGCGAACCGGTCCCCGCCGGCTGCGCGGTGAAAATCATGACCGGCGCCCCCCTCCCTCCCGGCTGCGATACCGTCGTGCCGGTGGAGGACGTGGAGGACGACGGGGACGCCATCCGGCTGCGGGGCGAGGCACGGCGGGGGGACCACATCCGTCGCCGGGGCGAGGAGGTGACCGACGGCTCCGTGGTGGTTGCGGCGGGAAATCTGCTCCGCCCCCAGGAGATCGGCCTCCTCGCCTCGCTGGGACGGACCACCGCCCCGGTCTTCCGGCGGGCGCGGGCCGCGGTCCTCGCCACCGGCGACGAACTCCTCCAGCCCGGTTCCATCCCCGAGGCGGGGAAGATCATCAACAGCAACAGCTCCAGCATCGCGGCCCAGCTCCTGGACGCCGGGGCCGAGCCGCTCATGCTCGGCATCGCCCGGGACGACCGGGAGGTGACCCGGCGCAAGGTGGGGGAAGGGCTCCAGGCCGACCTCCTCATCACCACCGGCGGCGTCTCGGTGGGGGACCGGGACTTCGTCCGCGAGGCGCTCGCCGACCTCGGGGGGGAGCTCCTCTTCTGGAAGGTGAACATGAAGCCGGGGAAGCCGGTTGCCTTCGCCGTGGTGGGGGGGAAGCCGGTCTTCGCCCTGCCGGGGAACCCGGTGGCGGCCATGGTCGCCTTCGAGCAGTTCGTCCGCCCGGCGCTCCTGAAGATGGCCGGCCACGGGCGTCTCTTCCGCCCCGTGGTCCGGGGGACCCTGACGGAGACCGTGAAGAACCGGGGGGACCGCCCCCACCTGGTGCGGGTGGCGGTGCGGCTCGAGGCGGGGCGCTACCTCCTGGCCACCACCGGCGACCAGGGATCGGCCCGGCTCACCTCGCTCACCAGCGGCAACGGCCTCGTAAAGATCCCTGCCGGGCGCACCTTCGCCGCCGGCGACGAGGTCGAGGTGCAACTCCTCGACCGTCATTTCGAACTGGGGACAGGAACAGATGAAACTCGTTGA